The following coding sequences lie in one Arachis stenosperma cultivar V10309 chromosome 5, arast.V10309.gnm1.PFL2, whole genome shotgun sequence genomic window:
- the LOC130981528 gene encoding uncharacterized protein LOC130981528, with protein sequence MASSQWTLLGDDILNRITDRFDDIYDYVRFGAVCKPWLSFSHRFYKHKHHLFRANHQLPLLVVPMEGHQEIRGLYNIAKDTLCNQIQLNLPYKRCCGSSHGWLFFVDNKSAQIQLVLINPFASESEKSMIKLPPIQCDYHNGVMHMDEYGVNKAVLSKDPNDFPNDFEVIAIYGGTQTLAHYKSGNNFWSHPKPTKKIQSFADVIFYKGMAYAVDFHSWIVRIYRKRYKQRPGGNNSSPCYLRFKTINERLSEFLWCNYSGNAYLVETSMGELLHVRRDYLTMEERIRKDDVIEEEMKRARAEYEARTQEEHDQLREEINKIMDELENQNVEEYVEPALSKFLEEELPKYDNPQLSVNFTVFKLNFPSSRGQKSMETLNGEILFLGDNNSVSVPSSRCPTLIPNSIYYTDDYVGDYFHNLAFGSCDTGVFNLENKDFGKHFVPSFSAKGMPPPIFVVPRYRCSARDVNGAGRGRGMSPCSPSPPSDFVPVSAPIPTVGR encoded by the exons ATGGCTTCATCTCAATGGACACTTCTTGGTGATGACATATTGAATAGGATCACAGATAGGTTTGATGATATCTATGACTATGTCCGATTCGGGGCAGTGTGCAAACCTTGGCTCTCTTTCTCCCATAGATTTTACAAGCACAAACACCATCTTTTTCGCGCAAATCATCAACTTCCTCTGCTGGTGGTTCCTATGGAAGGCCATCAAGAAATTCGTGGTTTGTACAACATAGCCAAAGATACTCTCTGCAATCAAATTCAACTCAACCTTCCTTACAAAAGATGCTGTGGATCTTCTCATGGATGGTTGTTCTTCGTAGATAACAAATCGGCGCAAATACAACTGGTTCTCATAAACCCGTTTGCAAGCGAATCGGAAAAATCCATGATCAAACTGCCGCCAATTCAGTGCGATTATCATAACGGAGTGATGCACATGGACGAGTATGGTGTCAACAAAGCCGTTCTTTCCAAAGACCCGAATGATTTCCCCAATGATTTTGAAGTGATTGCAATCTATGGCGGCACTCAAACATTGGCACATTACAAATCGGGTAACAATTTCTGGAGCCATCCAAAACCCACCAAAAAAATACAATCCTTTGCGGATGTTATCTTTTACAAGGGTATGGCATACGCCGTGGATTTTCACAGCTGGATCGTCAGAATTTATCGCAAAAG GTATAAGCAAAGACCCGGTGGTAATAATTCCTCTCCTTGTTATCTCCGGTTCAAGACCATAAATGAAAGACTTTCAGAATTTTTGTGGTGCAACTATTCTGGCAATGCTTATCTTGTGGAAACTTCCATGGGAGAGTTGCTACATGTTCGAAGAGACTACCTTACCATGGAAGAGAGAATTCGCAAGGATGACGTGATAGAAGAGGAGATGAAAAGAGCTCGAGCAGAATATGAAGCTAGAACCCAAGAAGAACATGACCAACTAAGGGAGGAGATAAACAAGATTATGGATGAACTTGAAAACCAAAATGTAGAAGAGTATGTTGAACCTGCTCTAAGCAAGTTTCTAGAGGAGGAGTTACCTAAATATGATAACCCTCAGTTGAGTGTGAATTTTACAGTGTTTAAACTAAATTTTCCGTCATCAAGGGGACAGAAGAGTATGGAAACATTGAATGGTGAAATCTTGTTCCTAGGAGACAACAATTCTGTTTCGGTGCCAAGTTCAAGGTGTCCTACTCTTATTCCAAATTCAATATATTATACGGATGATTATGTAGGTGATTACTTTCATAATCTTGCATTTGGTTCGTGTGACACTGGAGTGTTCAATCTAGAGAATAAAGATTTTGGTAAACACTTTGTTCCAAGCTTCTCGGCAAAAGGCATGCCACCACCAATTTTCGTTGTTCCACGCTATAGATGTAGTGCTAGGGATGTCAATGGGGCGGGGCGGGGGCGGGGGATGTCTCCCTGCTCCCCGTCCCCGCCCTCAGATTTTGTCCCCGTCTCCGCCCCGATCCCCACCGTGGGGAGATAA
- the LOC130982706 gene encoding rRNA 2'-O-methyltransferase fibrillarin 2-like, whose protein sequence is MAPPRGRGGAGGGFRGGRGDRGRGRGGGGGRGTPFKARGGGGRGGGGRGGGRGGRGGMKGGSKVVVEPHRHEGIFIAKGKEDALVTKNLVPGEAVYNEKRITVQKEDGTKDEYRVWNPFRSKLAAAILGGVDNIWIKPGARVLYLGAASGTTVSHVSDVVGPNGVVYAVEFSHRSGRDLVNMAKKRTNVIPIIEDARHPAKYRMLIGMVDVIFSDVAQPDQARISALNASYYLKAGGHFVISIKANCIDSTVPAESVFASEVNKLKAEQFKPFEQVTLEPFERDHACVVGGYRMPKKKKDAE, encoded by the exons ATGGCTCCTCCTCGAG GTCGTGGTGGTGCTGGCGGAGGGTTCAGGGGTGGCAGAGGTGACAGAGGCAGAGGgagaggtggtggtggtggaagaGGTACGCCATTCAAAGCTCGAGGTGGCGGTGGCAGAGGTGGTGGTGGTCGTGGAGGAGGTAGGGGTGGCCGTGGAGGAATGAAGGGAGGCAGCAAGGTTGTGGTTGAGCCTCACAGACATGAAGGTATTTTCATTGCAAAGGGTAAAGAAGATGCTCTTGTTACTAAGAATTTGGTTCCTGGTGAAGCTGTTTATAATGAGAAAAGGATCACTGTGCAG AAGGAGGATGGCACAAAAGATGAGTACAGGGTTTGGAACCCTTTCCGTTCCAAGTTGGCTGCTGCCATTCTCGGTGGGGTTGACAACATATGGATT AAACCTGGCGCTCGAGTCCTGTATCTAGGAGCTGCTTCTGGAACAACTGTTTCACATGTGTCGGATGTTGTTGGTCCG AATGGAGTTGTCTATGCCGTGGAGTTCTCTCATCGTAGCGGGCGTGACTTGGTCAACATGGCGAAGAAACGCACCAATGTTATACCCATTATTGAAGATGCTAGACATCCAGCTAAGTACAGGATGTTGATTGGCATGGTAGATGTGATATTTTCTGATGTTGCACAGCCTGATCAG GCAAGGATTTCAGCATTGAATGCCTCATATTATCTCAAAGCAGGGGGTCATTTTGTTATTTCAATCAAG GCCAACTGCATAGATTCCACAGTACCAGCGGAGTCTGTGTTTGCAAGTGAAGTCAATAAGCTGAAGGCAGAGCAGTTTAAGCCATTTGAGCAAGTCACCCTTGAACCATTCGAACGGGACCATGCCTGTGTTGTTGGTGGATACAGAATGCCTAAGAAGAAAAAAGATGCCGAGTAA
- the LOC130982705 gene encoding protein DETOXIFICATION 35-like — protein sequence MEAPLLVDVRKESCTDHHHDEENDYLGVKSLKDAKFVLWNETVKLWKIALPVALSSLFQFLINSSVNIYAGHIGDIILSSISVYTGVISSIYLCLLYGMSSAVATLCGQAYGAGQIQSTGIFVQRSWIALSVTSIFLLPTHIYATPILEFLGQEKDIAKIAGNYALQVIPNMFSYAISLPIQRFLQAQCKVNAIMFISFVSLVIQNLLLYIFINAMDLGTTGLALATNVTGWVFALALTIYASCWCKEGWNGLSWMAFSDLWAFIRLSLSFSVMTCLDQWHGNFVVLLVGQLQNPVIALGSYSICMNILGIYAMLLFGMSIATSVRVSNTLGMSHPRAARYSFFVAMFESLFMGILFMIVIFFSKQQIATIFTNSDDMIKAVGDLANVLALALIISSASLVITGVATGCGWQVMVGYINLACYYIFGLSLGYFLGFIQHLGVKGLWGGTLSGSIIQILVITVIIWRTNWTKQVEQTANRMQKWSPKGIRKEMI from the exons ATGGAGGCACCACTACTAGTTGATGTGAGGAAAGAATCATGTACTGATCATCATCATGATGAAGAGAATGATTACTTGGGAGTGAAGAGCTTGAAGGATGCAAAGTTTGTGTTGTGGAATGAGACAGTGAAGTTATGGAAGATAGCATTGCCAGTGGCACTTTCCTCACTCTTTCAGTTTCTCATAAATTCCTCAGTTAACATATATGCTGGCCATATTGGAGACATAATTCTCTCTTCTATTTCTGTTTACACTGGTGTCATCAGTTCTATCTATCTTTGTTTGCTG TATGGCATGTCATCAGCAGTGGCAACACTTTGTGGACAAGCATATGGAGCAGGACAAATTCAATCCACTGGAATTTTTGTTCAAAGATCATGGATTGCATTATCTGTGACATCCATATTTTTGTTACCTACACACATATATGCAACACCAATCTTAGAGTTTCTTGGCCAAGAAAAAGACATAGCCAAAATTGCTGGCAATTATGCCTTACAAGTAATTCCAAACATGTTTTCCTATGCAATTAGTCTTCCAATCCAAAGATTCCTTCAAGCACAATGCAAAGTCAATGCAATCATGTTCATATCATTTGTGTCCCTAGTGATACAAAATTTGTTGCTTTATATATTCATAAATGCAATGGATTTGGGCACAACAGGTTTAGCTTTGGCCACTAATGTAACAGGTTGGGTTTTTGCTTTGGCTCTTACAATCTATGCTTCTTGTTGGTGCAAAGAAGGGTGGAATGGTTTGTCTTGGATGGCTTTTTCTGATCTATGGGCATTTATTAGGTTAAGTCTTTCATTTTCTGTGATGACTTGTTTAGACCAATGGCATGGTAATTTTGTTGTGCTACTTGTTGGTCAACTTCAAAATCCTGTGATTGCTCTTGGTTCCTATTCTATTTG CATGAACATTCTGGGTATCTACGCCATGCTTCTCTTTGGAATGAGTATCGCCACCAG TGTTCGTGTGTCTAATACACTTGGCATGTCACATCCAAGAGCAGCAAGATACTCATTCTTTGTGGCAATGTTTGAGTCCCTCTTCATGGGGATTTTATTCATGATCGTAATCTTCTTTAGCAAACAACAAATTGCCACAATCTTTACCAACAGTGACGATATGATCAAAGCTGTGGGTGATTTAGCTAATGTTCTTGCTCTAGCCTTGATTATTAGTAGTGCTTCGCTAGTGATAACAG GTGTGGCTACGGGATGTGGATGGCAAGTAATGGTTGGATACATAAACTTGGCATGTTATTACATTTTTGGACTCTCGCTTGGCTATTTTCTTGGTTTCATTCAACATTTAGGTGTCAAG GGGCTATGGGGAGGGACACTGTCCGGAAGTATTATTCAGATTTTGGTCATCACAGTTATTATTTGGAGAACCAACTGGACCAAACAG GTGGAGCAAACAGCTAATCGCATGCAGAAGTGGAGCCCCAAGGGCATCCGAAAAGAGatgatataa